From one Caldithrix abyssi DSM 13497 genomic stretch:
- a CDS encoding P-loop NTPase — MPLTKEQVIETLRQVNYPGYSRDIVSFGLIQKLDVSDEMIRVHLVVRSTDNNVAQTIKRDVEAKLKEAYPAAKHEVVSEIQEPPQFKTTASETAGKEKFLAGIKHKVAVASGKGGVGKSTVAVNLAVALVKLGKKVGLLDADIYGPSIPLMLGVDEKPLYDGKKIQTIEKYGVHLMSLGFLIDNSEAVIWRGALVHRALQQLMSDVAWPELDIILFDMPPGTGDAQLTLSQSVSLDGAVIVSTPQDVALIDAIKGVQMFRKVNVPIMGIIENMSYFVCPHCGERTDIFDHGGVAKVCAQLETELLGEVPIDARIREGGDGGKPIVAMDPESPQSKVFLEIAQKMYDKIENQ, encoded by the coding sequence ATGCCTTTAACCAAAGAACAGGTGATAGAGACCTTAAGGCAGGTTAATTATCCCGGCTATAGCCGCGATATCGTATCGTTCGGATTAATCCAAAAATTAGACGTTTCTGATGAGATGATTCGCGTCCATCTGGTCGTCAGAAGCACGGATAATAACGTTGCTCAAACCATAAAAAGAGATGTGGAAGCAAAGTTGAAAGAAGCCTATCCTGCCGCAAAGCATGAAGTGGTTTCTGAAATTCAGGAGCCGCCGCAGTTCAAAACAACGGCCAGCGAAACAGCCGGCAAGGAGAAGTTTTTAGCCGGCATTAAACACAAAGTTGCCGTGGCCAGCGGTAAGGGGGGCGTCGGAAAATCGACGGTTGCGGTGAACCTGGCGGTTGCCCTGGTTAAATTGGGTAAAAAAGTGGGATTGCTCGACGCAGATATTTACGGCCCCAGCATTCCCCTGATGCTCGGTGTGGACGAAAAGCCTTTATATGACGGAAAAAAGATCCAGACTATTGAAAAGTATGGCGTGCATTTAATGTCTTTAGGCTTTTTAATAGATAACTCCGAGGCTGTTATCTGGCGCGGGGCTCTTGTGCATCGGGCGCTTCAACAGTTGATGAGCGATGTGGCCTGGCCCGAACTGGATATTATTTTATTCGATATGCCTCCCGGTACGGGCGACGCTCAGCTTACGTTGTCCCAATCTGTGTCCCTTGACGGAGCGGTGATCGTTTCTACTCCGCAGGATGTGGCTCTAATCGATGCCATTAAAGGCGTGCAGATGTTCAGGAAGGTTAATGTGCCAATCATGGGGATTATCGAGAATATGAGCTACTTTGTTTGCCCGCACTGCGGCGAACGAACGGATATTTTTGACCATGGCGGGGTGGCAAAGGTTTGCGCTCAGCTCGAGACGGAGCTGTTAGGCGAGGTGCCCATTGACGCCCGGATCAGAGAAGGCGGCGATGGGGGCAAGCCGATTGTAGCCATGGATCCTGAAAGTCCGCAGTCAAAAGTATTTCTGGAAATTGCTCAAAAAATGTACGACAAGATCGAAAATCAATAG
- the recN gene encoding DNA repair protein RecN: protein MIKSLYIKNFALVEELTINFSDGLNILTGETGAGKTIIVTALAQLCGERSSVDFVRKGAPKAILEAEIEISENDRLKQALQNLDIDGWDAPVLILRKEITARGTSRTFINDTPVPLIRLGEVSSLLIDIHGQHQHQRLLHPEHHIAYLDAFGKLEQNVARFKDLLAAYRIKVKEREALKEQQLKSTQLQDMYRFQMEELTRAGLQPDELDELYAEHKKLSNVETIHQLASAIAGLLYEGDVNAAGLIVDSEHKLDQLCEFDGQFHEFKESLLNARIAVEELGRHLQEYVAGLEFDPHRLEQIQERINHLEFLLKKYQKISIQELIDYLEEIKTFTADIDQFDEKIRQIDEQINELKQKIEEQGASLSEKRKEIARTFEQQISDLLHKLGMPNAQFRIKFEVNAAPEGPFSFAGETVLANERGFDRVLFEFTSNAGEDFKPLHKVASGGEISRIMLSLKSILAEIDDVPIMIFDEIDSGISGKVAQIVGLRMSELSKTHQILCVTHLPQIAAFASTHFKVAKIIEDNRTLVDIKLLNDEERITEVAALLGGQKIAEQTLENARHLILEAENLKNE from the coding sequence ATGATAAAATCACTGTATATTAAAAATTTTGCGTTGGTAGAGGAACTTACCATTAATTTTTCTGATGGATTGAACATCCTGACCGGAGAAACCGGCGCCGGCAAAACGATTATCGTTACGGCCCTTGCTCAGCTTTGCGGTGAACGGAGCAGCGTTGATTTTGTGCGTAAGGGCGCGCCAAAAGCCATCCTTGAAGCAGAAATAGAAATCTCTGAAAATGACCGGTTAAAACAGGCTTTGCAGAATCTTGATATTGACGGATGGGACGCCCCCGTGTTGATTTTGCGCAAGGAGATTACGGCTCGCGGCACGTCGCGCACCTTTATCAACGACACCCCAGTTCCATTAATCAGGCTGGGCGAGGTCAGTTCCTTACTGATCGATATTCACGGCCAGCACCAGCATCAGCGCTTGCTGCATCCCGAGCATCACATCGCTTATCTCGATGCTTTTGGTAAGCTGGAACAGAACGTGGCCCGGTTCAAAGATTTGTTGGCAGCTTATCGGATTAAAGTCAAAGAACGGGAAGCGCTGAAGGAACAACAGTTGAAAAGCACCCAGTTGCAGGATATGTACCGCTTTCAGATGGAAGAATTGACCAGAGCCGGGTTGCAGCCGGACGAATTGGATGAACTGTACGCCGAGCACAAAAAATTAAGCAATGTGGAAACTATCCATCAACTGGCCTCTGCGATTGCAGGTTTATTGTACGAAGGCGATGTAAACGCCGCCGGTTTGATCGTTGATTCAGAACACAAGCTGGATCAATTGTGCGAGTTTGACGGGCAATTTCATGAGTTTAAAGAGAGTTTACTGAACGCCCGAATTGCCGTGGAAGAATTGGGACGCCATCTTCAAGAATATGTTGCCGGCCTCGAATTTGATCCGCATAGACTGGAGCAGATTCAGGAAAGAATCAATCACCTGGAGTTCCTGTTAAAAAAATACCAGAAAATTTCCATTCAGGAATTAATCGATTATCTGGAAGAAATAAAAACCTTTACGGCCGACATCGATCAATTTGATGAAAAGATTCGGCAAATCGATGAACAGATAAACGAACTAAAACAAAAAATAGAGGAGCAGGGCGCATCGCTTTCCGAAAAGCGCAAAGAGATTGCCAGAACGTTCGAACAACAAATCAGCGATCTGCTGCATAAACTGGGAATGCCTAATGCGCAGTTCAGGATTAAATTCGAAGTCAATGCCGCGCCAGAAGGCCCCTTTTCATTTGCCGGCGAAACGGTACTGGCCAATGAACGGGGCTTTGACCGGGTTCTGTTCGAATTCACCTCTAACGCCGGGGAAGACTTTAAACCGCTGCACAAAGTAGCATCAGGAGGCGAAATTTCGCGCATCATGTTAAGCTTAAAGTCCATTCTGGCCGAAATCGATGATGTGCCGATCATGATCTTTGATGAAATCGATAGCGGGATTTCCGGAAAAGTAGCTCAAATTGTCGGATTACGGATGTCGGAGTTAAGTAAAACGCATCAAATTTTATGCGTTACCCACCTGCCTCAAATAGCCGCATTTGCCAGCACACACTTTAAAGTTGCAAAAATTATTGAAGATAATCGCACTTTAGTCGATATTAAGCTATTGAACGATGAAGAGCGAATCACGGAAGTGGCCGCTTTGCTCGGCGGACAGAAAATAGCGGAACAGACACTGGAAAATGCACGCCATCTGATTTTAGAAGCGGAAAATCTAAAAAACGAATAA
- the cas6 gene encoding CRISPR-associated endoribonuclease Cas6 codes for MRIKVTFKNPKRKTVLPINTNYYLVKLIKHLTYEYRRYLTSLLPGERANKDFDVYTFSQLIIPERKIEDFMIGILSPEFHWYISSPYYQFLGILAKEFRTQKKVKIYNTFFEVEAVRFVPVPEFSDSEVQFTCLSPMTVLKKEGNNGQTRKKYILPDQDDFYQALEKDLKYKYNVINKKQLDKIDFDLEFDQEYVRRKNNRITKVITLESESRAQEQVRCVLAPFKIKASPEVLQMIYDAGIGQMNSMGFGMVEIVKKNGHKKSNLRASH; via the coding sequence ATGCGAATCAAAGTGACCTTTAAAAATCCAAAGCGCAAAACAGTTTTACCGATTAACACCAACTATTATTTAGTAAAATTAATTAAGCATCTGACCTATGAATACCGACGCTATTTAACTTCATTATTGCCCGGCGAGAGGGCGAATAAAGATTTTGACGTTTATACGTTTTCGCAGTTAATTATTCCGGAACGCAAAATCGAAGATTTCATGATCGGTATTCTTTCTCCAGAATTTCACTGGTATATTTCCTCTCCCTATTATCAGTTTCTGGGAATCCTGGCAAAAGAGTTCAGAACTCAAAAAAAAGTTAAAATTTATAATACCTTTTTTGAGGTAGAAGCCGTGCGTTTTGTTCCGGTCCCCGAATTTTCTGATAGCGAGGTTCAATTCACCTGCCTTTCGCCAATGACCGTTCTTAAAAAAGAAGGAAACAACGGCCAAACGCGTAAAAAATATATTCTTCCAGATCAGGACGATTTTTATCAGGCTTTAGAAAAGGATTTAAAGTATAAATACAATGTAATTAATAAAAAACAACTTGATAAAATTGATTTTGATCTGGAGTTTGATCAGGAATACGTGAGGCGCAAAAATAATCGTATTACCAAGGTCATAACGCTTGAAAGCGAATCTCGCGCTCAGGAACAGGTGCGCTGTGTCCTGGCGCCGTTTAAAATTAAGGCAAGCCCCGAAGTGCTGCAGATGATTTATGACGCTGGTATTGGGCAAATGAATTCTATGGGCTTTGGAATGGTGGAAATTGTGAAAAAAAATGGACATAAAAAGTCAAATTTGAGGGCCTCGCACTAA